One window of the Trifolium pratense cultivar HEN17-A07 linkage group LG2, ARS_RC_1.1, whole genome shotgun sequence genome contains the following:
- the LOC123907035 gene encoding mitochondrial metalloendopeptidase OMA1-like, which yields MRKLLLASSLYAFSSFSHNPTLGVGGLKGFDSNDPDCVMPKGLIGLLRWRFIRNYQTVPYTNRTRFISIPISVERIAGERYFEKQKQSFDIMPSTHPVTIRVTNILNHIIHALHNEKNKMSSASSNYSVWLHLTRSLPPSMSHLDGLNWEVLVVNEPEDIFTGCYAGGKIVTTMASVYHGSDAHLATVLAHEVGHIVARHHAEKETRSTWVYFIHDMLNRFVTIDFAQRVLPLVQLLPFNRRLEMEADYIGLLLMAAAGYDPRCAPIIYDEFDKYEELKESRNKFKLGGFLSSHPPGRKRAQALDRPRIMEEALVLYNNVKAKRGDES from the exons ATGAGAAAGCTACTACTAGCAAGTTCTCTTTATGCATTCTCTTCATTTTCTCACAATCCAACACTAGGAGTAGGAGGACTCAAGGGATTTGACTCTAATGATCCAGATTGTGTTATGCCAAAGGGATTAATCGGTCTTTTGAGATGGAGATTTATTAGAAACTACCAAACTGTTCCTTACACCAATCGAACTCGTTTTATTTCCATACCAATTTCTGTTGAGAGGATAGCTGGTGAgagatattttgaaaaacaaaaacaaagttttgACATTATGCCTTCAACTCATCCGGTTACTATCAGGGTTACAAACATTCTTAATCACATTATTCATGCATTGCATAATGAGAAGAACAAAATGAGCTCTGCTTCTTCTAATTATAGTGTTTGGTTGCATTTAACTCGAAGCTTACCGCCATCTATGTCGCATTTGGATGGATTAAATTGGGAGGTTTTGGTTGTCAATGAACCTGAAGATATTTTTACCGGGTGTTACGCTGGTGGCAAGATTGTTACCACCATGGCTTCGGTTTACCATGGGTCAGATGCACATTTAGCAACTGTTCTTGCACATGAG GTTGGGCATATTGTGGCTAGACACCATGCTGAAAAAGAAACAAGGAGCACATGGGTTTATTTTATACATGATATGCTTAATCGATTTGTTACGATTGATTTTGCCCAAAGAGTGCTTCCACTTGTCCAACTACTACCCTTCAACCGACG GCTTGAAATGGAAGCTGATTACATTGGACTTCTACTAATGGCAGCAGCTGGCTATGATCCTCGGTGTGCACCTATAATATATGACGAATTTGACAAATATGAAGAGTTAAAAGAGTCACGCAATAAATTTAAGCTCGGAGGTTTCCTTAGTTCCCATCCACCAGGGAGAAAAAGAGCCCAAGCATTGGATCGACCTAGGATAATGGAAGAAGCTCTTgttttatataataatgtaaaaGCGAAGCGAGGGGATGAATCATAA